From Streptomyces chrestomyceticus JCM 4735, one genomic window encodes:
- a CDS encoding TetR/AcrR family transcriptional regulator encodes MEESEPVAGTDRVPDESVSAPETDGAPRRRGAQGTRLLLLEAAAALFAERGYERATVRDIAERAGVNQALLFRYFGSKKALFGEVVALGGQEQLHSTPPGELFEVALRGMLGHRGGDPGDRALETFLRSIGDSDEITTAVREMGDDYARVLATLSTADDRGLRADLALSWMLGIGLMRVVVGKQPLADADPDAVCALVTGALGTLLEDLPRAAPPPG; translated from the coding sequence ATGGAGGAGAGCGAGCCGGTGGCCGGTACGGACCGGGTGCCGGACGAATCGGTCTCGGCGCCGGAAACGGACGGCGCCCCCCGGCGCCGTGGGGCCCAGGGCACCCGTCTGCTGCTCCTGGAAGCGGCGGCCGCGCTGTTCGCCGAGCGGGGCTACGAGCGGGCGACCGTACGCGACATCGCGGAGCGGGCCGGGGTCAACCAGGCTCTGCTCTTCCGCTACTTCGGGTCGAAGAAGGCCCTGTTCGGCGAGGTGGTGGCGCTTGGCGGCCAGGAGCAGTTGCACAGCACCCCGCCCGGCGAACTGTTCGAGGTGGCGCTGCGCGGCATGCTCGGCCACCGGGGCGGGGACCCGGGGGACCGCGCCCTGGAGACCTTCCTGCGCTCCATCGGGGACAGCGACGAGATCACCACCGCCGTACGGGAGATGGGGGACGACTACGCGCGCGTGCTCGCCACGCTCAGCACGGCCGACGACCGCGGGCTGCGCGCCGACCTCGCCCTGTCGTGGATGCTCGGCATCGGCCTGATGCGGGTGGTCGTCGGCAAGCAGCCGCTGGCCGACGCCGACCCGGACGCCGTCTGCGCGCTGGTCACCGGCGCGCTCGGCACCCTGCTGGAGGACCTGCCGCGCGCGGCGCCGCCACCCGGGTGA
- a CDS encoding GNAT family N-acetyltransferase, whose translation MFAISLGDDGAELRPLEPYHAEEYLAHMERGREYIGRWIPLPDVSTDLPSSRAFLQSYADRAAADRGRLYGIWADGTLVGGVLFGSFDTATGNCEVGCWLEETAVGRGLVTRAVRVILDWAVEERGMHRVEWRVAPGNTASIRLAERLGMVREGVLRESYPLRGVRLDGEVWSVLAPEWRELRAAGR comes from the coding sequence ATGTTTGCGATATCGCTGGGCGACGACGGTGCCGAACTGCGGCCCCTGGAGCCGTACCACGCGGAGGAGTACCTGGCGCACATGGAGCGCGGCCGGGAGTACATCGGCCGCTGGATCCCCCTGCCCGACGTCAGCACCGACCTCCCCTCGTCCCGGGCGTTCCTGCAGTCGTACGCGGACCGGGCCGCCGCCGACCGGGGCCGGCTGTACGGGATCTGGGCGGACGGCACGCTCGTCGGCGGCGTCCTCTTCGGCTCCTTCGACACCGCCACCGGGAACTGCGAGGTCGGCTGCTGGCTGGAGGAGACGGCCGTCGGGCGCGGGCTCGTGACGCGGGCGGTGCGGGTGATCCTCGACTGGGCGGTCGAGGAGCGCGGCATGCACCGCGTGGAGTGGCGGGTGGCCCCCGGGAACACGGCCAGCATCAGGCTGGCCGAGCGGCTCGGGATGGTACGGGAGGGGGTCCTGCGGGAGAGCTATCCGCTCCGCGGCGTACGCCTCGACGGGGAGGTCTGGTCGGTGCTGGCCCCGGAGTGGCGCGAGCTGCGGGCGGCCGGCCGGTGA